A window from Amblyomma americanum isolate KBUSLIRL-KWMA chromosome 7, ASM5285725v1, whole genome shotgun sequence encodes these proteins:
- the LOC144099284 gene encoding sulfotransferase ssu-1-like — translation MVVIDVRRPNGPHYQDMDGVLRLSPNFTVEMLRSALSYKPRPDDKFVVTYPKCGTTWTQHIGFLIFSKGVPPTSGLEFFKSSPFIEMLGADSVRDMVRPGVIKTHLPYHLMPMHPEAKYLCVCRNPKDTCVSLFHHTRGFTGYDFADGKFDDFFEIFISGENDYGDYFDYVLEWYEHRNDPNVLFLHYEDMKAQPRENVLKIAEFFDKDYHKLLLENEEILQNVIKYSDVKSMQNYALENFTNFFTKKIEADAPQGLKVFHEVSQKNPSTASFIRKGIVGDWKNHFSPEQNARLEKKILERLANTDFIDTWRKHGVM, via the coding sequence ATGGTTGTCATCGATGTGCGTCGCCCGAATGGCCCGCACTACCAGGACATGGATGGCGTGCTGCGGCTCAGCCCAAATTTCACTGTCGAGATGCTGCGCTCTGCCCTCAGCTACAAGCCACGACCTGATGACAAGTTTGTCGTCACGTATCCCAAGTGCGGAACTACATGGACGCAACACATTGGCTTTCTCATCTTCAGCAAGGGCGTTCCCCCAACCAGCGGCCTGGAGTTCTTCAAGAGCAGTCCATTCATCGAAATGCTGGGCGCCGACAGTGTGCGAGACATGGTACGACCCGGAGTAATCAAGACGCACCTTCCCTACCACCTCATGCCCATGCATCCAGAGGCTAAGTACCTCTGCGTCTGCCGCAACCCCAAGGACACCTGCGTGTCCCTATTCCACCACACGCGGGGCTTCACGGGATACGACTTCGCCGATGGCAAGTTCGACGACTTCTTCGAGATCTTCATCTCTGGCGAGAACGACTATGGGGATTACTTCGACTACGTTTTGGAGTGGTACGAGCACCGCAACGACCCGAACGTCCTCTTTCTCCACTACGAGGACATGAAGGCCCAGCCACGCGAGAATGTTCTCAAGATCGCGGAGTTCTTCGACAAAGACTACCACAAGTTGCTTCTGGAGAACGAAGAGATTCTCCAGAACGTCATAAAGTACAGCGACGTCAAGTCCATGCAGAATTACGCCTTGGAGAACTTTACAAATTTCTTCACCAAGAAAATAGAAGCAGACGCACCGCAAGGCCTTAAAGTATTTCACGAGGTGTCGCAGAAGAACCCTTCCACTGCCAGCTTCATCCGCAAAGGTATTGTCGGAGACTGGAAGAATCACTTCTCTCCGGAACAAAACGCGAGGCTGGAGAAGAAGATCCTGGAACGCTTAGCAAACACCGATTTTATTGACACGTGGCGAAAACATGGCGTCATGTAG